The genomic region CGATTGGCAAAATCCGCAGCGCCGCTTGCGAGCACGGTGGGGGTGCAGACCGGACAGGACCCGTATATTCTTAGCCCCGGCTTTCGTGCTCCTTAAAAAGTACTAGAGTGAAAATTTGCGGCATTGACAGAAAAGGCGCGCGGCCATTAGAGAGGGACCCTCGTTCGATTCACCTATTTGAGGAGCTTTTTCCCATGACCCAGGCCCAACCCAAGAGCCAAAACATCGTCTGGCACCACGGCAAATTGACCCCCCAAGCCCGCGAGGAGCACCTGGGACAGAAGGGAGCGGTCGTTTGGCTGACGGGCCTCTCCGCCTCGGGGAAATCCACCGTCGCCCGCGAGGTCGAGCTGGCCCTGATCGAAAACGGCATCAACGCCTACGTCCTCGACGGCGACGTTGAATGTCGCGGCGACGGTGCCGTTCTCGGAATCGCACTAGTAGATGGCGTGCACTGTCCGAATCTGCCCGTCCCAGCAAATGGTCTGCAACCGCTCGCGTTTGCCGGAGATGCGCGTCATTTCTTTTGGTCGGACACCCACTGCGGCGAACGCCGTGCTTCCCCCACAGGTATCTTCCGCGTCGATCGCGCGACTGGGATCTCGACTCTGGTCGTCCCTAACGAAGTGGCTTCCGAACTCGAGGTCGGCAAGCGAGGGCTGTACTGGCGCGGTCGTTTTGGCGTGCGGAAAGCATTGGCCAGCGAACCTGGCTCCGTGCCCGTCCTCGCGCACACGGCCCATAGTCTAGTCGTCGCTGGCGGAACCATCTACTACGCCGCCGATGACGGCATTCATTGGGTATCTGAGGAGGGTGGACTCGACCGACTCATCCCCGACGGGTGCGGCTCGATCATGACGGCGCTC from Deltaproteobacteria bacterium PRO3 harbors:
- a CDS encoding adenylyl-sulfate kinase codes for the protein MTQAQPKSQNIVWHHGKLTPQAREEHLGQKGAVVWLTGLSASGKSTVAREVELALIENGINAYVLDGDVECRGDGAVLGIALVDGVHCPNLPVPANGLQPLAFAGDARHFFWSDTHCGERRASPTGIFRVDRATGISTLVVPNEVASELEVGKRGLYWRGRFGVRKALASEPGSVPVLAHTAHSLVVAGGTIYYAADDGIHWVSEEGGLDRLIPDGCGSIMTALDGSNVDHLTSLSRGRSRGSGLGTSPSA